One Deltaproteobacteria bacterium genomic region harbors:
- a CDS encoding cobalamin-binding protein has product MRVVTLLPAATEIVAALGMLDHVVAVSHECDFPPEVNAKPRATHCPIHESGLPSAEVDRWVTDSLRRSGTLYTLDEALLRRLEPEVIITQRLCDVCAVGYASVQAFAETLPGPPRVVDLDPSSLADIMRDVRTVADALGVRERGASVVAALGARVEAVRARATGAPRRRCVVLEWIDPPFRSGHWTPELVEIAGGVEPLGRKGEDAARVSWEDVRAASPEVLVLACCGYRVERTLADVPILRRQPGWDDLPAVRAGEVYAVDGSVYLSRPGPRIVDSLELLAGILHPERFPARAAVRVADGAEPLTRR; this is encoded by the coding sequence GTGCGGGTCGTCACCCTCCTCCCCGCCGCCACCGAGATCGTCGCCGCGCTCGGCATGCTCGATCACGTCGTCGCGGTCAGCCACGAGTGCGACTTCCCGCCCGAGGTGAACGCCAAGCCGCGGGCCACCCACTGCCCGATCCACGAGTCCGGCCTGCCGAGCGCCGAGGTGGACCGGTGGGTCACCGATTCGCTCCGACGAAGCGGCACGCTCTACACGCTCGACGAGGCGCTTCTCCGCCGCCTCGAGCCCGAGGTCATCATCACCCAGCGGCTGTGCGACGTGTGCGCCGTCGGCTACGCGAGCGTGCAGGCGTTCGCCGAGACGCTGCCCGGGCCGCCGCGCGTCGTCGACCTCGATCCGTCGAGCCTCGCCGACATCATGCGGGACGTGCGCACGGTGGCCGACGCGCTCGGCGTCCGCGAGCGAGGGGCCTCCGTCGTCGCCGCGCTCGGCGCGCGCGTCGAGGCGGTACGCGCCCGGGCCACCGGCGCGCCCCGGCGTCGCTGCGTCGTCCTCGAGTGGATCGACCCGCCCTTCCGGAGCGGGCACTGGACGCCCGAGCTGGTCGAGATCGCGGGCGGCGTCGAGCCGCTCGGCCGAAAGGGCGAGGACGCAGCCCGCGTCTCGTGGGAGGACGTCCGGGCGGCGTCGCCCGAGGTCCTCGTGCTCGCCTGCTGCGGCTACCGGGTGGAGCGCACGCTGGCAGACGTGCCGATCCTGCGACGGCAGCCGGGGTGGGACGACCTGCCCGCGGTGCGCGCGGGCGAGGTCTACGCCGTCGACGGCTCGGTGTACCTGAGCCGTCCCGGCCCGCGCATCGTCGACAGCCTCGAGCTGCTTGCCGGGATACTCCACCCGGAGCGGTTCCCCGCGCGCGCCGCGGTCCGGGTGGCCGACGGCGCCGAGCCGCTCACCCGCCGCTGA
- a CDS encoding molybdenum cofactor biosynthesis protein MoaB: protein MDAHEHHAKAKRVVVCAVLTVSDTRTAETDTSGTCIQALLEQAGHRVASYTILPDEPARVRAHVQGVLGDPEVDVVILNGGTGLAPRDRTYEAIVDLLEKQLDGFGELFRMLSYPHVGAAAMLSRAAAGVAHGKVVAALPGATAAVELAMTKLLLPELGHMVQLLRG, encoded by the coding sequence ATGGACGCACACGAGCACCACGCGAAGGCGAAGCGGGTGGTCGTGTGCGCCGTCCTGACCGTCAGCGACACCCGTACGGCCGAGACCGACACCAGCGGGACGTGCATCCAGGCGCTCCTCGAGCAGGCCGGGCACCGGGTGGCGAGCTACACGATCCTGCCGGACGAGCCCGCGCGCGTCCGCGCGCACGTGCAGGGCGTGCTCGGCGACCCCGAGGTGGACGTCGTCATCCTGAACGGCGGCACCGGCCTCGCTCCGCGCGACCGGACGTACGAGGCGATCGTGGATCTCCTCGAGAAGCAGCTCGACGGCTTCGGGGAGCTGTTCCGCATGCTCTCCTACCCGCACGTGGGAGCCGCCGCCATGCTGTCGCGTGCCGCGGCCGGCGTGGCGCACGGCAAGGTCGTGGCCGCGCTCCCGGGCGCGACCGCCGCCGTCGAGCTGGCCATGACCAAGCTCCTGCTTCCCGAGCTCGGCCACATGGTGCAGTTGCTGCGCGGTTGA
- the moaD gene encoding molybdopterin converting factor subunit 1: MRVRLRFFAVLREQMGASSARAVPAGTTVGALWRSVVAERPELDAIPVRFAVNQTYVEASHRLAEDDEVAVFPPVSGG; the protein is encoded by the coding sequence ATGCGAGTCCGGCTGCGGTTCTTCGCCGTGCTGCGGGAGCAGATGGGCGCCTCCTCCGCACGGGCGGTCCCCGCCGGGACGACGGTCGGGGCGCTGTGGCGGAGCGTCGTGGCGGAGCGGCCCGAGCTGGATGCCATCCCGGTCCGCTTCGCGGTGAACCAGACCTACGTCGAGGCCTCGCATCGCCTGGCGGAGGACGACGAGGTCGCGGTCTTCCCGCCGGTCAGCGGCGGGTGA
- a CDS encoding TIGR03619 family F420-dependent LLM class oxidoreductase, with protein MHVPLVSVSAVRVSLTVRTAHTTTRFAFAWCSCASMLHVYIRRLAAREPRAARPCEGRPLPAMGHAMRRFGLGLPGVQQIPSRSQPWEREVGGAELVEAGRAAERAGFAWVSCSDHVLVPASRADTMGATWYDAGSTLAFVAGATTRIALLSHVLVLPYRHPLVVAKQYGTLDHLSGGRLILGVGSGHLKPEFAVLGADYARRGRVTDEYIHAITAAWEQEVAGFDGQTVAFRDVMVAPRVAQRPRPPIWVGGNSQAAVRRAARHADGWIPWQLTPDDFAAAAAYARAERTTTAPFELVAPLAVAPDAQSTSVVEQAGRWLAAGATSFHVGLGARSLTEFLERVAWFAREVMPQVG; from the coding sequence ATGCACGTCCCGCTGGTGTCGGTCTCGGCCGTACGGGTGTCGCTGACGGTCAGGACGGCGCACACGACCACCCGCTTCGCCTTCGCGTGGTGCTCGTGTGCGTCCATGCTCCACGTTTATATCCGCAGGCTCGCCGCGCGGGAACCCCGTGCGGCACGGCCCTGTGAAGGCCGACCCCTGCCTGCTATGGGACACGCGATGCGCCGCTTCGGCCTCGGCCTCCCCGGCGTGCAGCAGATCCCGTCGCGCAGCCAGCCGTGGGAGCGCGAGGTGGGCGGCGCCGAGCTCGTCGAGGCCGGGCGCGCGGCCGAGCGCGCCGGCTTCGCCTGGGTGTCGTGCAGCGACCACGTGCTGGTGCCGGCGTCGCGCGCCGACACCATGGGCGCCACCTGGTACGACGCGGGCAGCACGCTCGCCTTCGTCGCCGGCGCGACCACGCGGATCGCCCTCCTCTCGCACGTGCTGGTGCTGCCCTATCGCCACCCGCTCGTCGTCGCCAAGCAGTACGGCACGCTCGACCACCTCTCCGGCGGACGGCTGATCCTGGGCGTCGGCAGTGGGCACCTGAAGCCCGAGTTCGCGGTCCTCGGCGCCGACTACGCCCGGCGTGGCCGCGTGACCGACGAGTACATCCATGCGATCACCGCGGCCTGGGAGCAGGAGGTCGCGGGCTTCGACGGCCAGACGGTGGCTTTCCGCGACGTCATGGTGGCGCCGCGCGTGGCGCAGCGGCCGCGGCCGCCCATCTGGGTGGGCGGCAACTCGCAGGCCGCCGTGCGCCGCGCCGCCCGCCACGCCGACGGCTGGATCCCGTGGCAGCTCACGCCCGACGACTTCGCCGCCGCTGCCGCCTACGCCCGCGCCGAGCGAACGACGACCGCCCCGTTCGAGCTGGTCGCGCCGCTCGCCGTCGCACCCGACGCGCAATCGACGTCCGTCGTCGAGCAGGCCGGCCGGTGGCTGGCGGCCGGAGCGACGTCGTTCCACGTCGGGCTCGGCGCGCGGAGCCTCACCGAGTTCCTCGAGCGGGTCGCATGGTTCGCACGCGAAGTCATGCCGCAAGTCGGCTGA
- a CDS encoding thioredoxin domain-containing protein: MVRTRSHAASRLRLTVLLAALACRRGREITNPLPGAPPFDARLVAALAAAQHAGEPPHTRHLRPDGAPLYTNRLVLESSPYLRQHAHNPVDWYPWGDEAFEAAKRLERPVLLSVGYSTCHWCHVMEEESFEDEEIARYLNENYVAIKVDREERPDVDSLYMTAVQAMGSGGGWPMTVWLTPERQPFYGGTYFPPHDGERGVRTGFLTLLKTLKDAFDRQPSRVADAAADVAERVRRSVGPGGPSGLPTAAVLHAAAREAAAHFDAANGGADRVPKFPSGLPLRFLLRYHRRTGDAQALRMATLTLEKMAAGGMHDQVGGGFHRYATDARWLVPHFEKMLYDNALLALAYLDAYQTTGREEFAGIVRDILAYVARDMTAPEGGFYAATDADSPNADGRAEEGWFFTWTPAEIEAAVGADRAALAIAYYGVTPAGNFHGRSILPNPKPLSDVARQLGLPPAEAERALDEARRLLLAARSRRPPPPRDEKILAGWNGLMISAYARAGLTLGDEEYTARAARAAEFLLAHRDREGRLPRAVKDGRAGPPGYLEDYAFLGAGLLDLYEATGASRWLEAAIALDGVLGARFEDREAGGFFRTAEDGEALLAREKPSSDGAEPSGNSVAIMNLLRLSELTGDERYRQRAERALAAFGDVLGRAPTGLSEMLLALDFALDTPKEIVIVTAGGRAAAEPLLRAVRGTFVPNRVLVVPSDTERVAHLVPLVEGKVAQGGRPTAYVCERRRCELPTTDPTVFAEQLRKVRPLDGSRPDLG, translated from the coding sequence ATGGTTCGCACGCGAAGTCATGCCGCAAGTCGGCTGAGGCTCACGGTCCTCCTGGCTGCCCTCGCCTGCCGGCGCGGCCGAGAGATCACGAACCCGCTGCCCGGCGCGCCGCCCTTCGACGCCCGCCTGGTCGCCGCGCTCGCGGCCGCGCAGCATGCAGGCGAGCCGCCTCACACCCGCCACCTCCGGCCCGACGGCGCGCCGCTCTACACCAACCGCCTCGTGCTCGAGTCGAGCCCCTACCTCCGCCAGCACGCGCACAACCCGGTCGACTGGTATCCCTGGGGCGACGAAGCGTTCGAGGCGGCCAAGCGTCTCGAGCGGCCGGTGCTGCTGAGCGTCGGCTACTCGACCTGCCACTGGTGCCACGTGATGGAGGAGGAGTCGTTCGAGGACGAGGAGATCGCGCGTTACCTGAACGAGAATTACGTCGCCATCAAGGTCGACCGCGAGGAGCGTCCCGACGTCGACAGCCTCTACATGACCGCGGTGCAGGCGATGGGCAGCGGCGGCGGCTGGCCGATGACCGTCTGGCTGACCCCCGAGCGCCAGCCGTTCTACGGCGGCACCTACTTTCCCCCGCATGACGGCGAGCGGGGCGTGCGGACGGGCTTCCTGACGCTGCTGAAGACGTTGAAGGACGCCTTCGACCGCCAGCCGTCGCGCGTCGCGGATGCCGCCGCCGACGTCGCCGAGCGCGTCCGGCGGAGCGTCGGGCCCGGCGGGCCGAGCGGCCTCCCGACCGCCGCCGTGCTGCATGCGGCCGCGCGCGAGGCCGCGGCGCACTTCGACGCCGCGAACGGCGGCGCCGATCGCGTGCCGAAGTTCCCGAGCGGCCTCCCGCTCCGCTTCCTGCTCCGTTACCACCGCCGGACGGGCGACGCGCAGGCGCTCCGCATGGCGACCCTGACGCTCGAGAAGATGGCGGCCGGCGGAATGCACGACCAGGTCGGCGGCGGCTTTCACCGCTATGCCACCGACGCGCGCTGGCTCGTGCCGCACTTCGAGAAGATGCTCTACGACAACGCGCTCCTCGCCCTCGCCTACCTCGACGCCTACCAGACGACCGGGCGGGAGGAGTTCGCCGGCATCGTGCGCGACATCCTCGCCTACGTCGCGCGGGACATGACGGCGCCCGAGGGCGGCTTCTACGCCGCCACCGACGCCGACAGCCCGAACGCCGACGGCCGTGCCGAGGAAGGCTGGTTCTTCACCTGGACGCCCGCCGAGATCGAGGCGGCCGTCGGGGCCGACCGCGCGGCGCTCGCCATCGCGTACTACGGCGTCACGCCGGCCGGCAATTTCCACGGACGCAGCATCCTGCCGAATCCGAAGCCGTTGAGCGACGTGGCGCGGCAGCTCGGGCTGCCGCCCGCCGAGGCCGAGCGGGCGCTCGACGAGGCCAGGCGCCTCCTCCTCGCCGCACGGAGTCGCCGGCCGCCGCCGCCTCGCGACGAGAAGATCCTCGCCGGCTGGAACGGCCTCATGATCTCCGCCTACGCCCGCGCCGGGCTCACGCTCGGCGACGAGGAGTACACGGCGCGCGCGGCGCGCGCCGCCGAGTTCCTCCTCGCGCACCGCGACCGCGAGGGGCGGCTCCCGCGGGCCGTGAAGGACGGACGTGCGGGCCCGCCCGGCTATCTCGAGGACTACGCGTTCCTCGGCGCCGGCCTCCTCGATCTCTACGAGGCGACGGGCGCGTCCCGCTGGCTCGAGGCCGCGATCGCGCTCGACGGCGTGCTGGGCGCGCGCTTCGAGGACCGGGAGGCCGGCGGCTTCTTCCGGACGGCAGAGGACGGCGAGGCGCTGCTCGCCCGCGAGAAGCCGAGCAGCGACGGCGCCGAGCCGTCGGGCAACTCGGTCGCGATCATGAACCTCCTCCGGCTCTCCGAGCTCACCGGCGACGAGCGCTACCGCCAGCGCGCCGAGCGGGCGCTCGCCGCCTTCGGCGACGTCCTCGGCCGGGCGCCGACGGGCCTTTCCGAGATGCTCCTGGCGCTCGACTTCGCGCTGGACACGCCGAAGGAGATCGTCATCGTGACGGCAGGCGGACGTGCGGCGGCGGAGCCTCTCCTGCGGGCGGTCCGGGGTACCTTCGTGCCGAACCGTGTGCTCGTCGTGCCGTCCGACACCGAGCGCGTCGCTCACCTCGTCCCGCTCGTCGAGGGGAAGGTGGCGCAAGGCGGCAGACCCACCGCCTACGTCTGCGAGCGCCGCCGCTGCGAGCTGCCGACCACCGACCCGACGGTATTCGCCGAGCAGCTGCGGAAGGTCCGCCCGCTCGACGGCTCTCGTCCCGATCTGGGGTGA
- a CDS encoding GFA family protein has protein sequence MLTGGCLCGGVRFEITGEIGSPSFCHCLQCRRASGSAFATNAGISAADFHLRAGADLVREYESSPGQFRAFCSRCGSPVYSRRRDHPEFRRVRLGTLDEDPGVRPLLHVWVGSKAPWFTITDGLPQLERGDA, from the coding sequence ATGCTCACCGGAGGTTGTCTTTGTGGCGGCGTGCGCTTCGAGATCACCGGCGAGATCGGCTCGCCGAGCTTCTGCCACTGCTTGCAGTGCCGGCGCGCCAGCGGCAGCGCGTTCGCGACCAACGCCGGCATCTCCGCCGCGGACTTCCACCTGAGAGCAGGCGCAGACCTGGTCCGCGAGTACGAGTCTTCTCCCGGTCAGTTCCGGGCGTTCTGCTCTCGCTGCGGCTCACCCGTCTACAGCCGCCGGCGCGACCACCCGGAGTTCCGCCGTGTTCGGCTCGGGACCCTCGACGAGGATCCGGGTGTACGCCCCCTGCTCCACGTCTGGGTCGGGTCGAAGGCACCCTGGTTCACCATCACCGACGGCCTCCCGCAGCTGGAGCGGGGCGACGCGTGA